A single window of Xylocopa sonorina isolate GNS202 chromosome 5, iyXylSono1_principal, whole genome shotgun sequence DNA harbors:
- the Dop gene encoding microtubule-associated serine/threonine (MAST) protein kinase dop isoform X1, producing MDPNRNRPSRPRLRSHGNSARVLVFDQAENEESTCSTETEVQKRSIPSKIESKEAPVRPVSGELSNLVRMRNSAIGKSAPSLSVHVRDFNIPRRAAKAAHRKSFIATTSPTLPRCHSPLSAFVPIVGSPLESPRMSSSPHFAFAPIKRIGGGATGTGDGRRWSVASLPSSGYGTTPGSSNVSSQYSSQERLHQLPNVPTKDELRMLSCHFSKPGTPCSSHPGFPGSSIASIPGSVSLSLDEEGRRSPLHRPRSRSLSSPSRSPVLDSEIVMMNTLYKERFPKATQQMEERLTNFINENKELDEYEVMANMTQDSLPILRFVHHQVIEMARDCLQKSQEKLITTRYFYEMSENLEHLLMETKDKSLEAATRLTGLIKKLLLVISRPARLLECLEFDPEEFYHLLEQAEGQAKITAGIKTDLPQYIINKLSLNRDPISELQEDLNKLEDSASSSDSNLQIASSPNKDEEKSHRVPCESDYEVLKLISNGAYGAVYLVKEKTTRQRFAMKKINKNNLMLRNQVEQVFAERDIMSFTDNPFVVSMYCSFETKKHLCLVMEYVEGGDCANLLKNIGPLPPDMARFYFAETVLAVEYLHSYGIVHRDLKPDNLLITALGHIKLTDFGLSKMGLMSLATNLYEGYIDRDTKQFSDKQVFGTPEYIAPEVILRQGYGKPVDWWSMGIILYEFLIGCVPFFGETPEELFAHTVNDDIEWPDEDDWAVQPEAKDIITALLQQSARDRLGTGGSHEVKEHPYFYGVNWNSLLRQKAEFVPQLINDEDTSYFDTRMDRYNHDIGDDTDDTDDSPLFGSFSSYSPQSRKISQTRPPQINPEHSELDVSKKQLFRTELERTVAQLSLGSNSSTTPPSKLAESTPSEKSRSSSSIKDTTCIETPPKVLDKSNTSFTSLTTVTSGESQLTVIKNSQIDGTSISLSTPDSSQTESEDISPQIQRKRHVHSRNKLPRFSICIDDEHMLDLIATNRDTTEESKHNSSTDSFESFNAMPIIPSAKQKSRSVIKSASTSGLSLVIPTSDFSYDASLNTQPIESPGGSSTASSRDTSPCRELSPLVTSLKPPIIIRRGPCGFGFTVHTIRVYYGDSDFYTMHHLVMAVDQSSPAFEAGLRPGDLITHINGEPVQGLYHIQVLQLMLSGGDHVTLRSTPLENTSIKTGGRRRDLAQSKMARRTLHKQRKLKRDHSDKKRKTSLFKRISSKRASVEMQQPLTISCPLSAPILSSDSKPPLMMAAGICSPSMVTPSRSFQSFTRSQETSPFFAACTKSVCSPSPPTNRVSSDSYHSTGNSSPCSSPNSSSPGSTTSAASLPTIANQSHYQRPSTLHGLKHKLHTAAKNIHSPNRRKSVGHIPLSPLARTPSPSPLPASPTRSPSPLAFPTGHQPGSSNTTQSYSPGVCLSTPNNQKKSYGRPKSAEPGSPLLRRALSPDRLHPRSAENKTSISPLANTVVKVTPRATIAQTSYSESSEECNESFKESNDPKTEKKVTAEQKADYSKITHGISINLGNVGMSNSCGSTQLPRIAEEKDSPTGSKADDYTKEVLLSDEFDKTFTNKLTEPESIVERSDRVVSKTDEQNSRAKNPEVSIINKNEESARLDNSSNVQARGVQNVSNKHSQSTEKGLQVSSQKIPLQSGDKSSQSLCQKSSSQSSEKSSQTSCQKVSSQTNEKGSQSSTQKVSLQAGEKSYLQAVSQKPSQTNEKVMQTASHDKKLPQGNEKAAVPHKTTEHQKGAGKNSEANLEGRKILKKYKVDSSDGSNNVSSTQHSNTFETVGSGKDKKNN from the exons ATGGATCCGAATAGAAACAGACCTAGCAGGCCACGTCTTCGCTCTCATGGCAATTCAGCCAGAGTGCTTGTGTTTGATCAGGCAGAAAACGAAGAATCTACTTGTAGCACTGAGACAGAAGTGCAAAAACGTTCTATTCCATCTAAAATAGAGAGCAAGGAAGCTCCAGTTCGACCTG TTAGCGGAGAACTGTCAAATTTGGTTCGAATGAGGAATTCCGCGATTGGGAAGTCTGCACCTTCTTTATCCGTTCACGTG CGTGATTTTAACATTCCTCGACGTGCTGCTAAAGCAGCTCATCGCAAATCTTTTATCGCAACAACATCTCCAACTCTGCCACGTTGTCATTCACCATTATCAG CGTTCGTACCGATCGTAGGCAGTCCCCTAGAGAGTCCTAGGATGTCATCCAGTCCACACTTTGCTTTTGCACCAATTAAAAG GATCGGTGGAGGTGCCACAGGAACTGGAGATGGCAGAAGATGGTCGGTTGCCAGTTTGCCGTCTAGCGGATATGGAACGACGCCAGGTTCCAGTAACGTCTCG TCACAGTACTCGAGTCAAGAACGCTTGCACCAACTTCCGAACGTTCCTACCAAGGACGAATTGCGTATGCTCTCTTGCCATTTCTCTAAACCCGGTACACCGTGTTCTTCGCACCCAGGCTTCCCGGGTTCCAGTATCGCTAGTATTCCAGGCAGCGTGTCTCTCAGTCTCGACGAGGAAGGTCGTAGATCGCCGTTACATAGACCGCGTTCACGAAGTTTGAG TAGTCCGAGTCGGTCTCCCGTTTTGGACAGCGAAATTGTTATGATGAATACCCTTTATAAAGAAAGATTCCCAAAG GCAACACAGCAAATGGAGGAACGTTTGACTAATTTTATCAATGAAAACAAGGAGCTGGATGAATATGAAGTAATGGCAAATATGACTCAAGATTCATTACCAATTTTACGATTCGTGCATCATCAGGTGATCGAAATGGCGAGAGACTGCTTACAAAAATCTCAGGAGAAGTTAATTACAACTAGATATTTTTATGAAATGAGCGAAAATTTGGAACATTTGTTAATGGAG ACGAAAGATAAATCACTCGAAGCAGCAACCAGATTAACGGGCCTTATTAAAAAGTTGTTATTGGTAATATCGCGCCCAGCTCGTTTATTAGAATGCTTAGAATTCGATCCTGAAGAGTTCTATCATTTACTCGAACAGGCAGAAGGCCAAGCAAAAATTACCGCGGGAATAAAGACAGATTTACCTCAGTATATTATTAACAAGCTTTCTCTTAACAGAGACCCAATATCAG AACTGCAAGAAGATTTAAATAAGTTAGAGGACTCGGCAAGTTCAAGCGATAGTAACTTACAAATCGCTTCAAGTCCAAATAAGGATGAGGAAAAATCTCACCGCGTTCCGTGCGAAAGTGATTACGAAGTGTTGAAACTTATCAGTAACGGAGCATACGGCGCAGTATATTTGGTTAAAGAGAAAACTACGCGACAGAGATTCGCAATGAAGAAGATTAATAAGAATAATTTAATGTTGCGAAACCAAGTGGAACAAGTATTTGCCGAGAGAGACATTATGAGCTTCACAGACAATCCGTTTGTAGTTTCTATGTATTGCAGTTTTGAAACAAAA AAACACTTGTGTTTGGTAATGGAATACGTAGAAGGTGGTGATTGTGCAAATCTTTTAAAGAATATCGGTCCGCTGCCACCGGATATGGCACGATTTTATTTCGCCGAGACCGTTTTAGCTGTCGAATATCTGCATAGCTATGGTATTGTTCATCGAGATCTGAAACCTGACAA TTTACTTATTACTGCTCTTGGTCACATTAAACTTACCGACTTTGGTCTCAGTAAGATGGGTCTTATGTCCC TGGCGACAAACCTTTATGAGGGATACATTGATAGGGATACGAAGCAATTTTCAGACAAACAGGTGTTCGGTACACCCGAATATATCGCACCTGAAGTTATATTGCGTCAGGGATATGGGAAACCTGTTGACTGGTGGTCCATGGGCATTATACTGTACGAATTTTTAATTGGCTGTGTaccattttttggtgaaactccgGAAGAGTTATTTGCTCATACGGTTAACG ATGATATCGAATGGCCAGATGAGGATGATTGGGCTGTTCAGCCAGAGGCTAAAGATATTATAACAGCCTTGCTCCAGCAAAGTGCTAGAGATCGACTAGGCACCGGTGGATCTCACGAGGTCAAAGAGCATCCGTATTTTTACGGAGTAAATTGGAACAGCCTACTTAGGCAAAAGGCTGAATTCGTGCCGCAACTAATCAATGATGAAGATACAAGTTACTTCGATA CTCGTATGGATAGATATAATCATGATATAGGCGATGATACCGACGATACGGATGACTCTCCCCTGTTCGGATCGTTTTCTTCATATTCCCCGCAGTCGCGAAAGATATCTCAAACCCGTCCACCGCAGATAAATCCCGAGCATTCAGAGTTGGACGTCTCAAAGAAACAATTATTCCGTACTGAGCTCGAACGCACTGTCGCGCAATTGTCTCTCGGATCGAACAGTTCAACGACGCCTCCATCCAAGTTAGCGGAATCGACACCGTCGGAAAAGAGCCGTTCCTCTTCGTCCATTAAGGACACTACGTGCATCGAGACACCTCCAAAGGTGTTGGACAAATCCAATACGTCGTTCACAAGCCTCACTACGGTGACCAGTGGCGAGTCTCAATTAACGGTTATTAAGAACAGTCAGATAGATGGAACATCCATCAGTTTAAGCACGCCTGATTCTTCGCAAACGGAGTCTGAGGATATCAGTCCACAGATCCAGAGAAAACGGCACGTGCATTCCCGTAACAAGCTGCCCAGGTTCAGTATATGCATTGATGATGAACACAT GTTGGATCTGATCGCAACGAACAGAGATACAACCGAGGAGAGCAAGCATAATTCTAGCACCGATTCCTTCGAATCGTTTAACGCCATGCCAATTATACCGTCCGCGAAACAGAAATCGCGGTCCGTAATTAAGTCCGCGTCCACCAGTGGATTGTCATTGGTGATACCAACCAGTGACTTCTCTT ACGATGCATCATTAAATACTCAACCGATCGAATCTCCCGGTGGATCGTCTACTGCCTCTTCGAGAGATACGTCCCCCTGTCGCGAGTTAAGTCCACTAGTAACTAGTTTGAAGCCTCCTATTATCATTCGACGAGGACCATGCGGATTTGGGTTTACTGTACACACTATTAGAGTATATTATGGTGACAGCGATTTTTACACGATGCATCACTTAGTTATG GCTGTCGATCAATCCAGCCCAGCGTTTGAAGCTGGTTTGAGACCAGGGGATTTAATAACGCATATAAACGGCGAGCCAGTACAGGGTTTATATCATATACAAGTTCTTCAGTTGATGCTAAGCGGCGGTGATCACGTAACGCTGCGTAGCACACCGTTAGAGAATACTAGCATTAAAACGGGCGGACGGAGAAGAGATCTGGCACAGAGCAAAATGGCACGCAGAACGCTGCATAAGCAGCGGAAACTGAAGCGTGATCATTCCGATAAAAAACGAAAAACGTCCCTTTTTAAACGAATTAGTTCAAAACGAGCTAGCGTAGAGATGCAACAG CCATTAACTATCAGTTGTCCATTGTCAGCACCCATTCTATCCAGCGACAGCAAACCTCCACTTATG ATGGCTGCAGGAATTTGCTCACCGTCAATGGTGACACCCAGTCGTTCCTTCCAATCGTTCACGCGTTCTCAGGAGACGTCACCATTCTTTGCAGCCTGCACGAAGTCTGTCTGCAGTCCGTCACCACCAACGAATCGCGTTAGCTCAGATTCTTACCACTCTACCGGGAACTCGAGCCCCTGTTCAAGTCCAAACTCTTCGTCCCCTGGCTCTACGACGTCCGCTGCGAGTCTGCCAACAATCGCAAATCAATCCCACTATCAGAGGCCGAGCACTCTTCACGGTTTGAAGCACAAATTGCATACGGCGGCGAAGAACATTCATTCGCCGAATCGCAGGAAATCAGTGGGCCACATACCGTTATCTCCGTTGGCTAGAACACCAAGTCCGTCGCCGCTTCCCGCCAGTCCGACTAGGAGCCCTAGCCCGTTGGCGTTCCCTACGGGACACCAGCCTGGTAGCTCTAACACTACGCAGTCTTATAGTCCAG GTGTCTGCTTGTCAACGCCAAACAACCAGAAGAAAAGCTATGGGCGGCCAAAATCAGCGGAGCCAGGATCTCCGTTACTGAGAAGGGCGCTTAGCCCAGATAGGCTTCATCCACGTTCCGCGGAGAACAAGACTTCCATCTCACCGTTAGCCAACACTGTGGTGAAAGTGACACCCCGTGCGACCATCgcgcaaacctcgtattcagagTCGTCCGAGGAGTGCAATGAGAGCTTTAAGGAATCGAACGATCCGAAGACGGAGAAGAAGGTTACAGCGGAACAGAAAGCAGATTATTCAAAAATAACTCATGGAATATCGATCAACCTAGGAAATGTGGGCATGTCGAATTCTTGCGGTAGCACGCAGCTACCAAGAATAGCAGAGGAGAAGGATTCGCCCACAGGTTCGAAAGCTGACGACTATACGAAAGAAGTCCTGCTTTCCGATGAGTTCGATAAAACATTTACGAATAAATTAACAGAGCCAGAGAGTATTGTCGAACGCAGTGATCGCGTCGTGTCAAAGACAGATGAACAGAATTCGCGTGCAAAGAACCCAGAAGTCTCGATCATTAATAAGAATGAGGAGAGTGCTCGATTAGATAATTCTTCTAATGTACAAGCTCGTGGTGTACAAAACGTATCCAACAAGCATTCTCAAAGCACTGAAAAAGGTTTGCAAGTGTCGTCGCAGAAAATACCACTGCAAAGTGGCGATAAAAGTTCACAATCTTTATGTCAGAAGTCGTCGTCGCAAAGTAGCGAGAAGAGCTCCCAAACCTCGTGCCAGAAGGTGTCATCGCAAACCAATGAAAAGGGCTCGCAATCATCTACTCAAAAAGTTTCATTGCAAGCCGGGGAAAAGAGTTATTTGCAAGCCGTGTCGCAAAAGCCGTCTCAAACCAACGAGAAAGTGATGCAGACTGCGTCGCATGACAAGAAGTTGCCCCAAGGCAACGAAAAAGCAGCTGTACCTCATAAAACGACCGAGCATCAAAAGGGAGCTGGTAAAAATTCAGAGGCTAATTTAGAAGGAAGGAAGATATTGAAGAAGTACAAAGTCGACAGCTCTGACGGCTCGAATAATGTTTCTTCTACGCAACACTCGAATACATTCGAGACTGTTGGATCAGGAAAAGATAAGAAGAATAATTGA
- the Dop gene encoding microtubule-associated serine/threonine (MAST) protein kinase dop isoform X2: MVMQLGCEIFHKKRRTWLIGGGATGTGDGRRWSVASLPSSGYGTTPGSSNVSSQYSSQERLHQLPNVPTKDELRMLSCHFSKPGTPCSSHPGFPGSSIASIPGSVSLSLDEEGRRSPLHRPRSRSLSSPSRSPVLDSEIVMMNTLYKERFPKATQQMEERLTNFINENKELDEYEVMANMTQDSLPILRFVHHQVIEMARDCLQKSQEKLITTRYFYEMSENLEHLLMETKDKSLEAATRLTGLIKKLLLVISRPARLLECLEFDPEEFYHLLEQAEGQAKITAGIKTDLPQYIINKLSLNRDPISELQEDLNKLEDSASSSDSNLQIASSPNKDEEKSHRVPCESDYEVLKLISNGAYGAVYLVKEKTTRQRFAMKKINKNNLMLRNQVEQVFAERDIMSFTDNPFVVSMYCSFETKKHLCLVMEYVEGGDCANLLKNIGPLPPDMARFYFAETVLAVEYLHSYGIVHRDLKPDNLLITALGHIKLTDFGLSKMGLMSLATNLYEGYIDRDTKQFSDKQVFGTPEYIAPEVILRQGYGKPVDWWSMGIILYEFLIGCVPFFGETPEELFAHTVNDDIEWPDEDDWAVQPEAKDIITALLQQSARDRLGTGGSHEVKEHPYFYGVNWNSLLRQKAEFVPQLINDEDTSYFDTRMDRYNHDIGDDTDDTDDSPLFGSFSSYSPQSRKISQTRPPQINPEHSELDVSKKQLFRTELERTVAQLSLGSNSSTTPPSKLAESTPSEKSRSSSSIKDTTCIETPPKVLDKSNTSFTSLTTVTSGESQLTVIKNSQIDGTSISLSTPDSSQTESEDISPQIQRKRHVHSRNKLPRFSICIDDEHMLDLIATNRDTTEESKHNSSTDSFESFNAMPIIPSAKQKSRSVIKSASTSGLSLVIPTSDFSYDASLNTQPIESPGGSSTASSRDTSPCRELSPLVTSLKPPIIIRRGPCGFGFTVHTIRVYYGDSDFYTMHHLVMAVDQSSPAFEAGLRPGDLITHINGEPVQGLYHIQVLQLMLSGGDHVTLRSTPLENTSIKTGGRRRDLAQSKMARRTLHKQRKLKRDHSDKKRKTSLFKRISSKRASVEMQQPLTISCPLSAPILSSDSKPPLMMAAGICSPSMVTPSRSFQSFTRSQETSPFFAACTKSVCSPSPPTNRVSSDSYHSTGNSSPCSSPNSSSPGSTTSAASLPTIANQSHYQRPSTLHGLKHKLHTAAKNIHSPNRRKSVGHIPLSPLARTPSPSPLPASPTRSPSPLAFPTGHQPGSSNTTQSYSPGVCLSTPNNQKKSYGRPKSAEPGSPLLRRALSPDRLHPRSAENKTSISPLANTVVKVTPRATIAQTSYSESSEECNESFKESNDPKTEKKVTAEQKADYSKITHGISINLGNVGMSNSCGSTQLPRIAEEKDSPTGSKADDYTKEVLLSDEFDKTFTNKLTEPESIVERSDRVVSKTDEQNSRAKNPEVSIINKNEESARLDNSSNVQARGVQNVSNKHSQSTEKGLQVSSQKIPLQSGDKSSQSLCQKSSSQSSEKSSQTSCQKVSSQTNEKGSQSSTQKVSLQAGEKSYLQAVSQKPSQTNEKVMQTASHDKKLPQGNEKAAVPHKTTEHQKGAGKNSEANLEGRKILKKYKVDSSDGSNNVSSTQHSNTFETVGSGKDKKNN; encoded by the exons ATGGTGATGCAGCTAGGCTGTGAAATCTTTCATAAAAAACGAAGAACATGGCT GATCGGTGGAGGTGCCACAGGAACTGGAGATGGCAGAAGATGGTCGGTTGCCAGTTTGCCGTCTAGCGGATATGGAACGACGCCAGGTTCCAGTAACGTCTCG TCACAGTACTCGAGTCAAGAACGCTTGCACCAACTTCCGAACGTTCCTACCAAGGACGAATTGCGTATGCTCTCTTGCCATTTCTCTAAACCCGGTACACCGTGTTCTTCGCACCCAGGCTTCCCGGGTTCCAGTATCGCTAGTATTCCAGGCAGCGTGTCTCTCAGTCTCGACGAGGAAGGTCGTAGATCGCCGTTACATAGACCGCGTTCACGAAGTTTGAG TAGTCCGAGTCGGTCTCCCGTTTTGGACAGCGAAATTGTTATGATGAATACCCTTTATAAAGAAAGATTCCCAAAG GCAACACAGCAAATGGAGGAACGTTTGACTAATTTTATCAATGAAAACAAGGAGCTGGATGAATATGAAGTAATGGCAAATATGACTCAAGATTCATTACCAATTTTACGATTCGTGCATCATCAGGTGATCGAAATGGCGAGAGACTGCTTACAAAAATCTCAGGAGAAGTTAATTACAACTAGATATTTTTATGAAATGAGCGAAAATTTGGAACATTTGTTAATGGAG ACGAAAGATAAATCACTCGAAGCAGCAACCAGATTAACGGGCCTTATTAAAAAGTTGTTATTGGTAATATCGCGCCCAGCTCGTTTATTAGAATGCTTAGAATTCGATCCTGAAGAGTTCTATCATTTACTCGAACAGGCAGAAGGCCAAGCAAAAATTACCGCGGGAATAAAGACAGATTTACCTCAGTATATTATTAACAAGCTTTCTCTTAACAGAGACCCAATATCAG AACTGCAAGAAGATTTAAATAAGTTAGAGGACTCGGCAAGTTCAAGCGATAGTAACTTACAAATCGCTTCAAGTCCAAATAAGGATGAGGAAAAATCTCACCGCGTTCCGTGCGAAAGTGATTACGAAGTGTTGAAACTTATCAGTAACGGAGCATACGGCGCAGTATATTTGGTTAAAGAGAAAACTACGCGACAGAGATTCGCAATGAAGAAGATTAATAAGAATAATTTAATGTTGCGAAACCAAGTGGAACAAGTATTTGCCGAGAGAGACATTATGAGCTTCACAGACAATCCGTTTGTAGTTTCTATGTATTGCAGTTTTGAAACAAAA AAACACTTGTGTTTGGTAATGGAATACGTAGAAGGTGGTGATTGTGCAAATCTTTTAAAGAATATCGGTCCGCTGCCACCGGATATGGCACGATTTTATTTCGCCGAGACCGTTTTAGCTGTCGAATATCTGCATAGCTATGGTATTGTTCATCGAGATCTGAAACCTGACAA TTTACTTATTACTGCTCTTGGTCACATTAAACTTACCGACTTTGGTCTCAGTAAGATGGGTCTTATGTCCC TGGCGACAAACCTTTATGAGGGATACATTGATAGGGATACGAAGCAATTTTCAGACAAACAGGTGTTCGGTACACCCGAATATATCGCACCTGAAGTTATATTGCGTCAGGGATATGGGAAACCTGTTGACTGGTGGTCCATGGGCATTATACTGTACGAATTTTTAATTGGCTGTGTaccattttttggtgaaactccgGAAGAGTTATTTGCTCATACGGTTAACG ATGATATCGAATGGCCAGATGAGGATGATTGGGCTGTTCAGCCAGAGGCTAAAGATATTATAACAGCCTTGCTCCAGCAAAGTGCTAGAGATCGACTAGGCACCGGTGGATCTCACGAGGTCAAAGAGCATCCGTATTTTTACGGAGTAAATTGGAACAGCCTACTTAGGCAAAAGGCTGAATTCGTGCCGCAACTAATCAATGATGAAGATACAAGTTACTTCGATA CTCGTATGGATAGATATAATCATGATATAGGCGATGATACCGACGATACGGATGACTCTCCCCTGTTCGGATCGTTTTCTTCATATTCCCCGCAGTCGCGAAAGATATCTCAAACCCGTCCACCGCAGATAAATCCCGAGCATTCAGAGTTGGACGTCTCAAAGAAACAATTATTCCGTACTGAGCTCGAACGCACTGTCGCGCAATTGTCTCTCGGATCGAACAGTTCAACGACGCCTCCATCCAAGTTAGCGGAATCGACACCGTCGGAAAAGAGCCGTTCCTCTTCGTCCATTAAGGACACTACGTGCATCGAGACACCTCCAAAGGTGTTGGACAAATCCAATACGTCGTTCACAAGCCTCACTACGGTGACCAGTGGCGAGTCTCAATTAACGGTTATTAAGAACAGTCAGATAGATGGAACATCCATCAGTTTAAGCACGCCTGATTCTTCGCAAACGGAGTCTGAGGATATCAGTCCACAGATCCAGAGAAAACGGCACGTGCATTCCCGTAACAAGCTGCCCAGGTTCAGTATATGCATTGATGATGAACACAT GTTGGATCTGATCGCAACGAACAGAGATACAACCGAGGAGAGCAAGCATAATTCTAGCACCGATTCCTTCGAATCGTTTAACGCCATGCCAATTATACCGTCCGCGAAACAGAAATCGCGGTCCGTAATTAAGTCCGCGTCCACCAGTGGATTGTCATTGGTGATACCAACCAGTGACTTCTCTT ACGATGCATCATTAAATACTCAACCGATCGAATCTCCCGGTGGATCGTCTACTGCCTCTTCGAGAGATACGTCCCCCTGTCGCGAGTTAAGTCCACTAGTAACTAGTTTGAAGCCTCCTATTATCATTCGACGAGGACCATGCGGATTTGGGTTTACTGTACACACTATTAGAGTATATTATGGTGACAGCGATTTTTACACGATGCATCACTTAGTTATG GCTGTCGATCAATCCAGCCCAGCGTTTGAAGCTGGTTTGAGACCAGGGGATTTAATAACGCATATAAACGGCGAGCCAGTACAGGGTTTATATCATATACAAGTTCTTCAGTTGATGCTAAGCGGCGGTGATCACGTAACGCTGCGTAGCACACCGTTAGAGAATACTAGCATTAAAACGGGCGGACGGAGAAGAGATCTGGCACAGAGCAAAATGGCACGCAGAACGCTGCATAAGCAGCGGAAACTGAAGCGTGATCATTCCGATAAAAAACGAAAAACGTCCCTTTTTAAACGAATTAGTTCAAAACGAGCTAGCGTAGAGATGCAACAG CCATTAACTATCAGTTGTCCATTGTCAGCACCCATTCTATCCAGCGACAGCAAACCTCCACTTATG ATGGCTGCAGGAATTTGCTCACCGTCAATGGTGACACCCAGTCGTTCCTTCCAATCGTTCACGCGTTCTCAGGAGACGTCACCATTCTTTGCAGCCTGCACGAAGTCTGTCTGCAGTCCGTCACCACCAACGAATCGCGTTAGCTCAGATTCTTACCACTCTACCGGGAACTCGAGCCCCTGTTCAAGTCCAAACTCTTCGTCCCCTGGCTCTACGACGTCCGCTGCGAGTCTGCCAACAATCGCAAATCAATCCCACTATCAGAGGCCGAGCACTCTTCACGGTTTGAAGCACAAATTGCATACGGCGGCGAAGAACATTCATTCGCCGAATCGCAGGAAATCAGTGGGCCACATACCGTTATCTCCGTTGGCTAGAACACCAAGTCCGTCGCCGCTTCCCGCCAGTCCGACTAGGAGCCCTAGCCCGTTGGCGTTCCCTACGGGACACCAGCCTGGTAGCTCTAACACTACGCAGTCTTATAGTCCAG GTGTCTGCTTGTCAACGCCAAACAACCAGAAGAAAAGCTATGGGCGGCCAAAATCAGCGGAGCCAGGATCTCCGTTACTGAGAAGGGCGCTTAGCCCAGATAGGCTTCATCCACGTTCCGCGGAGAACAAGACTTCCATCTCACCGTTAGCCAACACTGTGGTGAAAGTGACACCCCGTGCGACCATCgcgcaaacctcgtattcagagTCGTCCGAGGAGTGCAATGAGAGCTTTAAGGAATCGAACGATCCGAAGACGGAGAAGAAGGTTACAGCGGAACAGAAAGCAGATTATTCAAAAATAACTCATGGAATATCGATCAACCTAGGAAATGTGGGCATGTCGAATTCTTGCGGTAGCACGCAGCTACCAAGAATAGCAGAGGAGAAGGATTCGCCCACAGGTTCGAAAGCTGACGACTATACGAAAGAAGTCCTGCTTTCCGATGAGTTCGATAAAACATTTACGAATAAATTAACAGAGCCAGAGAGTATTGTCGAACGCAGTGATCGCGTCGTGTCAAAGACAGATGAACAGAATTCGCGTGCAAAGAACCCAGAAGTCTCGATCATTAATAAGAATGAGGAGAGTGCTCGATTAGATAATTCTTCTAATGTACAAGCTCGTGGTGTACAAAACGTATCCAACAAGCATTCTCAAAGCACTGAAAAAGGTTTGCAAGTGTCGTCGCAGAAAATACCACTGCAAAGTGGCGATAAAAGTTCACAATCTTTATGTCAGAAGTCGTCGTCGCAAAGTAGCGAGAAGAGCTCCCAAACCTCGTGCCAGAAGGTGTCATCGCAAACCAATGAAAAGGGCTCGCAATCATCTACTCAAAAAGTTTCATTGCAAGCCGGGGAAAAGAGTTATTTGCAAGCCGTGTCGCAAAAGCCGTCTCAAACCAACGAGAAAGTGATGCAGACTGCGTCGCATGACAAGAAGTTGCCCCAAGGCAACGAAAAAGCAGCTGTACCTCATAAAACGACCGAGCATCAAAAGGGAGCTGGTAAAAATTCAGAGGCTAATTTAGAAGGAAGGAAGATATTGAAGAAGTACAAAGTCGACAGCTCTGACGGCTCGAATAATGTTTCTTCTACGCAACACTCGAATACATTCGAGACTGTTGGATCAGGAAAAGATAAGAAGAATAATTGA